The window AACCGCGCACACCCAGGACGACAGCCCCTTGAACTGGCGCGGCCTGGCCGAGGGCGGCACGACGCTGGTGGTGTACATGGGCGTGGCGAAACTGGCGGAAATCCGCGACGGCCTGCTGGACGGCGGAATGCCCGCCGAGATGCCGGTGGCGATGATCGAGAATGCCTCCCTGCCCAGCCAGCGCGAGTACCGCAGCCGGATCAAGGACATGCTCGAAGATGCCCGGCGTTTTGCCCTGAAAAGCCCGGCAATCCTGGTGATCGGCGAGGTGGCCGCCGCCGCGCAACAGCTCGCTCTGGAACGTACCGCCTGATCCGAAAACTTTCTCGCAGGCAAAGAAAAACCCGGCCTAGGCCGGGTTTTTCTCAGCAGCTCAGACCAATTACTTGGCTTGGGCTTCTACTTGGGCTTCTACGCGGCGGTTAACAGCGCGGCCTTCGGCAGTTGCGTTGTCAGCAACCGGACGGCTCTCACCATAACCAACAGCGTTTACGCGGCCGCCTTCAACACCGTACTCGTTGACCAGTACGTCACGAACGGCGTTGGCACGACGCTCGGACAGCTTCTGGTTGTAGGCGTCGGTGCCGACGGAGTCGGTGTGGCCTTCAACGGTGGTGGAGGTGGACGGGTACTGCTTCATGAAGTCAGCCAGGTTCTTGATGTCAGCGTAGCTGTTCTCTTTAACCTTGGACTTGTCGAAGTCGAACTTCACGTCCAGCTGAACGCGAACGACTTCAGCAACAGCCGGGCAGCCGTTGGCGTCAACGGTGACGTTGGCCGGGGTGTTCGGGCACTTGTCGACGTTGTCGCAGACGCCGTCGTTGTCGGAGTCGGAGCAGACTTCAGCAACCGGCTCCGGAGCCGGGGCGGCTTTGCCACCACCGAAGTTCATACCAACACCCAGACCAGCCATCCACTCGCCCTGGTGACCGTTGTCACGCTGCTCCAGGCCGTACTGACCGTCGAGGCTCGCCTTGGCGTAGAAGTTCTCGGTGAAGTAGTACTTCAGACCGGTACCGATCATGGCCATGGTCAGGTTCTGACGACCGCCGTTGTCGGAATT of the Pseudomonas sp. PSE14 genome contains:
- a CDS encoding OmpA family protein — translated: MKLKNTLGVVVGSVIAATAVNAFAQGQGAVEVEAFGKRYFTDSTRNMKNADLYGGSVGYFLTDDVELALSYGEYHDVRGTYETGNKKVHGNLSTLDAIYHFGTPGAGNLRPYVSAGIGHQSLTNINSDNGGRQNLTMAMIGTGLKYYFTENFYAKASLDGQYGLEQRDNGHQGEWMAGLGVGMNFGGGKAAPAPEPVAEVCSDSDNDGVCDNVDKCPNTPANVTVDANGCPAVAEVVRVQLDVKFDFDKSKVKENSYADIKNLADFMKQYPSTSTTVEGHTDSVGTDAYNQKLSERRANAVRDVLVNEYGVEGGRVNAVGYGESRPVADNATAEGRAVNRRVEAQVEAQAK